The window AATAGGCATTCTGTACTAATCAAATTTGCAGTGCCTCGAATATCGAATATAAACAGAAAAACATCTAGCCCTTACATATGAAAAACAGTGACATAGTGAAGTCTCATGTACTAACAAGtaaaatcacatttaaaaGGCCTATAAGAAATATTAGGACCGTTAGTGAGCATGGATCTCGCGCTCTCTCGTTCACGGTATACTCGCCACTCGGACGGTCTCTCTCTCTACCACCGTCTAGACCTTCCCGCGTTCTCCGGCGAAGTCTGGAACGTAGCTTTCTAGAAGGACTGCCGAGAGATATAAAAGGTCGTTGTGACGCGGCACAGGGAGAGTATTATTCAGTAGCGTACGTCGAGGGAAAACATAGTGAAAGACAGTGAAAGAGTTCTAGTGCAGTGTAGTATTGTTTAGtatttagtgtatttttgtattgtagcGTTTGTATCCATTAAAGCTTTATATTTGTTAAGATCCCAGACCCGACAAGAAAGACAATACTTTAAAAATGCTAGCAAGTCAAATAGACCTTATGTATCCATGCAGTTAAAGGAGGGCATATCTAAGAGTCTATCAAGCATCTAAATTGAAGCATTTCACTTAAAATTACTCCGTGTTTGTAGGATCCCTCACTgtctttcatttgaaaatatatgtatgtcttcaaaaactgaaaaatcttACCTGGCACTACAGTAGGCGGCTGGTAATTGATCCCCACTTTGAATCCCGTGGGACACCAATCCACAAACTGAATTGTACGTTTCGTTTTTATGGTTGCAATGGCGGCGTTCACGTCTTTGGGAACGACGTCACCTCTAAAAGGTATAAAATCTagtaatctaataaaataaataataaaagtcacaaatgaatgaataaaagttttcatttttgtttggtACACTGTGTAGAAGTTCCTGAATACGCGTATTAAGTATGACGAAATGAGACCTCTTTCTGTTTCTTTCCATCTCAAGCCAATTTGAGAAGACAAGAAATGTCGGAGATATGTCgtagattaaaaataaaatcgggTATACCCCACAGCTTCCGAAGAGCATAAATGCGCGGACTACTCGGTCTAAGCAAGTCTCTGCCAACGTTTCAACCCGGAGgcccaaaaaaattttaattttctgactGCCTGTTGGGATCCTCTTCAAATTAGAATTACTTAAACTTACCTGTACAACATGCAGCAGGCCATATATTTCCCATGCCTGGGATCGCATTTAACCATCTGATTGGCGGGTTCGAAACAAGCATTGGTGATTTCGGCCACTGTCAGTTGCTCATGATACGCTTTCTCAGCTGAAATTACTGGGGCGTATGTAGCCAAAGGAAAATGAATTCTAGGATAAGGCACTAAATTGGTCTGGAATTCCGTTAGATCCACATTTAGAGCACCATCGAATCGAAGGGAAGCTGTTATAGAAGACACgatctgaaataaaattattcatgtATGCAGCATAGTTGTTAATTATGCACAATACTTGTCCAATCAGTCGATTCAAGTTGGTGTAGGTAGGCCTCTCAATATCCAGATTTCTCCTGCAAATGTCGTATATGGCCTCGTTGTCGACCATGAAAGCGCAATCTGAATGTTCGAGGGTTGTGTGAGTGGTTAAGATTGAGTTGTAGGGTTCGACCACTGCGGTGGAGAcctataagaattttttttgttttttgcggTATAATGTCTTACACACCAGTAAGGTTGTTGGAGCGGTGGAATTGCCTCAACAACCCTTACTAACGTATGAGGCGTTatgttgaaaaaatcaaagcaAAAATGACTAATCCATCTTAAAAAGTTACAGCTGCAACTGCAATTATTGTGGAGTATAAAAAGGTACCTGAGGAGCTGGATAAATGGAAAATTCGAGTTTGGATTTTTTGCCGTAATCCACACTCAATCGTTCCATCAACAAACTAGTGAAACCGGATCCGGTGCCTCCCCCGAAGGAGTGGAAAACTAGAAATCCCTGGAAAAATACAGCattacatacagggtgtgcaTTTAACAACTCTTGGGCCTTCTATGAGTTTACTTgcaatttcacaaaaaatcaataacgGGAATGTATATGAGGATAACGaaggtgaattttaaaattagtgacaaCTTTACAGGGTATCCCAAAAAGGCAGGACGTCATAAAgtgtacattttttatgagACCAGCTGCATTTTTTTCACGTAATAAAATCCTCTCTTGAGTCAGCGTTAGttcttaaactttttttaacccTGGGATGGAGTAACTCGAAGCTATgacgttttaaaagaaattaaagacaTTCGTAGTgcctcataaaaaattaatacctaTCGTAGTCAGcttaaattagattttgataattttagaataGATTCTCATAAAAGATCACTTTAGCAGGCAGCGTCTTTCGTTCTACGTCATAAAAATACACACcatcctatttgaaaaaaattttaaaaattgaagttgaaaaggtgaaaattaaagtcGTTTTGTGAACATCTTGTATGTATTTTTAGCTAAATGATTATTCGTGTCTGTTAAGGTAATTTTACACAAGAATTCAtcctaaaattattaacatgtaCCTTAAGCTAACttgcgatattaattttttttgtggtgcACTGTAAAtgtctttaatttcttttaaaacgcCATAGTCCCGAGTCATTGCATCCCAGGGTAAAAAAGTCTAGGAAATAATACAGGCTCAATAGAGGATTCTATCTcgtgaaaaaaatttgggtggtcccattaaaaaaaacactttatggCACCTCGAGTTTTTAGGACATCCTGTAGAGAtggtattaattttaaaattcaccttCCCTGGCCTCATATTATATCCTcataattgattatttttaaaaccacaAATAAACTCAGAGAAGACCGAGAGGCTGTTAAATGGAGTCCTAATAACATTGAACTTTCATTGAGATTtgattagtaattttaatgCAGTACTGCTTTGTTGCAGCATTTTTTCAGTTGATATTGGCCTTTATAGCGTATTTCCTCCATCAGCCTACGCAGGATGATTACGATTCCTTCAACTAGCGGATGAGCGGAAAAAATCGCATGAAATATGCAGCATTCTGTTGCGGAACCGACCATTAAAGAGATAACTGAAGATAGAATCAGACACTCGTGCTGCGTAATTAATATTGAGGCCTAAATAAGGCGAGAAAAGGGGAATTCGCTTTATGGTTTGTAGACCCACGCCCTTTGTTGCGCCACTTGTACGGAAACTAACACTACTTTGTTATTAATCCACCGAAAAATCCTGTTACATAAAGATTAATGAAGCACACAGGAGTTGGTCTTAATGACGGAAGAGGATATCCCATACTTATTGAAGCGCAATGAGTCGGATTAATTAGATCGAGCACTGCGAGAATCTGCTGATACTTAATTTGAGTTGATGAAAAagttcaataataattatgggCGAACATGAATTCAGGCCTCACCTGTAATCCCGTGCATTGATCGGCCAACTTCCTTATCCTGTCCAACACAACATCAACAATTTCTTTGCCGATGGTGTAGTGGCCACGTGCGTAATTGTTCGCAGCATCTTCCTTTCCAGTGATAAGCTGCTCAGGATGAAATAGTTGGCGATAAGTCCCGGTACGCACTTCATCtgaaaatgtatatatttagATTCATTTCTGGGGTTTATCCATGGAAATCTcagtaaccataaaagattgCAGGTGGGTTAAATTAAGTCGGAGTTCCACAATATGCcgttgaaaaattttaaatcctgACGATCTTCGGAGGAATTcgaaaaacctgaaatttgtACCTTCTTTTCTGCAACGTGACGATCTATATATTTGGAATCCgacgtttcaattttcgagAATCATCATCAGCTCTGTTTTTGCTTATCGGCGCTATCTTGAATTTTCACGTTTTTAAGTTCAACTGTCTGCtgtttaatgcaaaaattaaaaaccgggtttttttttcaaaaagtgcttTGCAAATAAGggtattatttaagtacgtggccaaacttcaaggggtgattctaagacaaaaaattgatataaacataggtccagtaatgctttgttttcaaaatacaggatatcaaactttttttaaaaattattttttcgtgAAAACCCTAATAATCCTTTAGCCcattttgttgtaatttgGTAGTGTgccattgaatttttaaaaacttttatactTTTTCACATTAATCACAGTCATGGCCATCCATGCTATTGAATTTAaatccgttagattttttcttttgggggCATGTAAAGTCATTCATTAATAGAACTCTGGTCAACatgaagaagaattaatcCAACCGATATGGGATTCATGTAATCAGATATAATATATGCCGAGAATATTTCAACGTGTGCTGCAATTGACGTTAAGACGAGCTAATGCTTTACATTAAAGTTgaagaacattttcaacaactattttaagttttgtgttacttattgttaaatgcttttttactCAAACCAATTGCATACcatttgtttaaatgtaataaatcataagatgtttttcttgtttgatttttcttaaatttccagCGTTACCTGTGCACGCCACTAGGATAAAGAGACAAATAATTTCTAGCTCAAAAGATTCCTTTatactacattaaaaactgtcactAACTTTCAACGTCAATTCTAGTTTGCATCTTGTTGTTATTCAGGAGGTGTTTTAATACATAGTATgtaacgattaaaaaaaaaagtttgacaccctatatcttgaaaacgaagcattaccggacctaTGTTAATATAACTTTTCATCTTAGAATCACCCTTCGAAGTTTGACtatgtacttaaataacaccctgtatgagaAAATTATGAGAAACCCTTGAAAGGTTCACCTTGTACTTCCAAGCACACCTCTATGTTCTCCAAATTCATTTATCCGTTAGCACGCTAATTTATAAgtgcaccctgtatatatttatgaGTACTCTGTTTAACGCCTCACACCAGGCAATGAGTTAGATGACTATCCAAAGATCAGGCCGAAGATTAAATTACTTTACAAGTGCACCGCTACAGTTATTTCAACATTTCACTGTCGTACCGGTTGGTTTCGCCCATCTGTTTTCGCAAATCAACCATGATATCCATCTTTTCGTCTAGGAAGTAATAACTATCCCTGTCAGAGTCGACATACCGACAGTTCTTTCGTACGGAACACCGACACCCACATTGAAATCATACCATGGATGGGAGAGGAATTGCACTTGGGTAATTTAACAGTTAGgggtattttgatttttctttaggTCTCTTATAGGATTCTAATTCCGGATGGAAATGGATGGTGGCACGCAAAAAATTAGGGGAGCTCAGAGGGTCTATGACTTCAAGAAGGAACATTCTGTATCTTTAGACACTAAGGTCAGTTTGAATAAGTCTTCCTGCACAAGGATCAGaggtatgtaatttttttcatatgctACTTCGTTTAGGGTTAGTAAGGAACAAGTATAAAAAGTCCTTAGGAAACGCATAATATGTACCCAAGAGATTAATTCTTGCGATATGAAACATGATCGATGGTAGAAAAGTAGTATGTAGAATGTGCCCTGGATAAAGAAAATGAACGAGTAAGAAAAGTTACTTTTGTTGTTGATATGAGTTTATTCACCTGCATTTATTAGCTCCTCGCTGTTTCTTCTGTTGTTATACCTCGGTTTACACCTTAAAGTTCTATTCTCAACCAACTTATTTTAGTGCCGGTTAATATCCCCGTCTTGGATTTGGAAGCTTTATACAGCATCCAAGTATATTTTAACAGTACCGATTTATTCCCCATAACAATAATTACGATCTCAGTCATAAAGCTTATCTGCTTTCCTTTTCTCACACCGAAAAAATTGCGAATGCATTACAATCTCGATGATAGATGAGCAAGAAGAGACCAAAACGTGCAATCTTAGCTATTctgtagatttctttttatagaaataattCTCAATACCGTAGGCTcagttaaattgaaaaataattgccTTCCCATCATTACCGGCCTTATAGGAGAGCGAGGTTGGGCGATGGCTCAGGGCGGCGGACCAAGAAGGGCGGCGGGCTTTTCTGGTCGGATGTTTTTCTTGGTGGTAGGGGGgcgtgattaaaaatttcgcccaggaCGTCAGACTTCCTAAGGCCAGTCCTGTTTCACGTATGTGAAACAGTGCATCTTCATACACGAAATTTTCTTGACACAACTTTATTAGCTCTATCGTTTGTTCCCCTGATACTTGTGCGTAAccaaaatcaaatgaaaatttcctcGTAACTGTCCGAATGTCAGAAGTGTCGCTTTACGCGTTGGGTTACGCCCCATGGCAGGGTGATTAAATTGCAGGATGTCTAAGGCTCATGTTCTAATATTACCCAAAGGACTAGAACAGGGAGACAGTCGAGCATAAAGGGGTGTGTCTAAATTGTTGAGGTGTGCCAGCGATTATTTAATGTAGAGGTCTATTTCTCGATAATTCAATAGATGTTGCAGGAGTAGATGCGTCGTCATTCTGGA of the Euwallacea similis isolate ESF13 chromosome 8, ESF131.1, whole genome shotgun sequence genome contains:
- the LOC136410290 gene encoding tubulin alpha-3 chain-like; translated protein: MPSDKTIGGGDDSFNTFFSETGAGKHVPRAVFVDLEPTVVDEVRTGTYRQLFHPEQLITGKEDAANNYARGHYTIGKEIVDVVLDRIRKLADQCTGLQGFLVFHSFGGGTGSGFTSLLMERLSVDYGKKSKLEFSIYPAPQVSTAVVEPYNSILTTHTTLEHSDCAFMVDNEAIYDICRRNLDIERPTYTNLNRLIGQIVSSITASLRFDGALNVDLTEFQTNLVPYPRIHFPLATYAPVISAEKAYHEQLTVAEITNACFEPANQMVKCDPRHGKYMACCMLYRGDVVPKDVNAAIATIKTKRTIQFVDWCPTGFKVGINYQPPTVVPGGDLAKVQRAVCMLSNTTAIAEAWARLDHKFDLMYAKRAFVHWYVGEGMEEGEFSEAREDLAALEKDYEEASMHIQIDANFIKPLQVAVDSIEAEADEGDEY